The proteins below are encoded in one region of Castor canadensis chromosome 6, mCasCan1.hap1v2, whole genome shotgun sequence:
- the LOC109675301 gene encoding LOW QUALITY PROTEIN: kinesin-like protein KIF19 (The sequence of the model RefSeq protein was modified relative to this genomic sequence to represent the inferred CDS: inserted 1 base in 1 codon; substituted 1 base at 1 genomic stop codon) gives MGKARIRKGAPCCLAAPPGTLLTSPGGAELRHKSPCLQLCLRHSHRKPLADLASSVPTHQAPGLSPAWGSPTLREMEPKDQQLVVALRIRPLNSAEQEEGATVIAHKVGDQVVVLMDPRKDPEDTLCVHRSREQTFIFDTVFDQHASQVGPSIDCPSVCPQHLVEGVSLGYNTTVFAYGPSGTMQGPDAGKTHTMLGVDSEPGIYLQTLTDLFQAIQEAQDNTDYSVSLSYLEIYNEVIRDLLNPSSGRLELREGARGIIQIAGITEVSTSNAQEIMQLLTKGNRQRTQEPTAANKTSSRSHAVLQVTVHQQSRAGDPVEEVRLGRLFMVDLAGSEHAAQMQGHGRRVKEGAHINRSLLTLGSCINAPSERGEGGRASVNFRDSKLTRLLKDALGGNSRTVMIAHISPASTSFEESRTTLLXACRAKNIKTRVKHNLLTVLYRTAQYTDVISDLHREIELLKSKIEKQQKEKAKPSVLDMQVTVTPHDAEEESCLQMDRIWAQLAGVVREQLAIRRSLVELENASIELRMDTSRHLLTIADWEREKSHHHVHRDGAEPDKDEEPVDAGGDEGESAEPHEVAMAREAVHLLLAEQQKTAALKAQLEQRLAHAKRNASQMERLLPEQVTSEAQREVLRLLCRAHELEVEKSELQADNLHRKNLLGQKEFLIQWYLQHRLLCEPLVHGQRQLLRDSGVKVPEPLEQWYRLYCRELGEDTLDRLLLLQSMMSSPLQDGSVLNILPPPPEESSSGNQPDDRKDLPRGPFEAPVLLDRDSDSDRSSKSTPLRKLRKQGCPADAAHNPGSPGVKTLVSKLHTPASPALSAKVLKVALDTKSISLIAASRHDKMQDRKGSGSRSCCHLLEDAGLDCRDLKPSATPDSSLADRRWPCASPCGDRPVDRKARRKQPPSLIRHARPVTEKPRPPSADLVADSQLSPHXLQPSKSPGKTFFPAVPIPVGSKSKPSLSFHTDENILHVPDVTFTFPSTVWHTSAVPSGPYLLPHDIRGSTDSGGRRHSPLTPSNTHRPRDGSAKSPPRPR, from the exons ATGG GGAAGGCTAGGATTCGTAAAGGAGCTCCTTGCTGCCTGGCTGCACCCCCAGGGACCCTGCTGACGTCACCAGGAGGGGCTGAGCTAAGACACAAGTCTCCTTGCCTCCAGCTCtgcctccgccactctcacaggaAGCCCCTGGCCGACCTGGCCAGCAGCGTGCCCACTCACCAGGCCCCTGGCCTCTCCCCTGCTTGGGGCAGCCCGACCTTGAGGGAGATGGAGCCAAAGGACCAGCAGCTCGTG GTTGCACTTCGGATCCGCCCACTTAACAGTGCAGAACAGGAGGAAGGGGCCACTGTCATCGCTCACAAAGTCGGGGACCAG GTGGTGGTGCTCATGGACCCCCGCAAGGACCCTGAGGACACTCTGTGTGTGCACCGATCCCGGGAGCAAACTTTCATCTTTGACACTGTCTTCGACCAACATGCATCCCAG GTTGGGCCATCGATTGactgtccttctgtctgtccgCAGCATCTCGTGGAGGGCGTCTCTCTCGGATACAACACAACGGTGTTTGCCTACGGGCCCTCAGGTACCATGCAGGGGCCGGA TGCAGGGAAGACCCATACGATGCTGGGTGTGGACTCGGAGCCCGGTATCTACCTGCAGACCCTCACCGACCTCTTCCAGGCCATCCAGGAGGCCCAAGACAACACGGACTACAGTGTGTCCTTGTCTTACCTGGAG ATTTATAACGAGGTGATCCGAGACCTGCTGAACCCGTCCTCGGGGCGTCTGGAACTGAGGGAAGGTGCAAGGGGCATCATCCAGATTGCAGGCATCACAGAAGTCTCCACCTCAAATGCCCAAGAG ATCATGCAGCTCCTCACCAAAGGCAACCGGCAGCGCACGCAGGAGCCCACGGCCGCCAACAAGACGTCGTCCCGCTCCCACGCAGTCCTGCAGGTCACCGTGCACCAGCAGAGCCGCGCTGGGGACCCGGTGGAGGAAGTGCGGTTGGGGAGGCTCTTCATGGTGGACCTGGCAGGCTCCGAGCATGCAGCCCAG ATGCAGGGCCACGGcaggagggtgaaggagggcgcCCACATCAACCGCTCGCTGCTGACCCTGGGCAGCTGCATCAACGCACCGAGCGAGAGAGGCGAGGGAGGCCGCGCCTCCGTGAACTTCCGGGACAGCAAGCTCACACGGCTGCTCAAG GATGCCTTGGGAGGGAACAGTCGCACCGTGATGATCGCTCACATCAGCCCCGCCAGCACCAGCTTTGAGGAGTCGAGGACCACGCTGCTGTAAGCCTGCAGAGCCAAAAACATCAAGACCCGG GTCAAGCACAACCTGCTGACTGTATTGTACCGCACTGCTCAGTACACAGACGTCATCTCCGACCTGCACAGGGAGATCGAGCTCCTCAAGTCGAAAATTGAGAAGCAGCAGAAGGAGAAGGCAAAGCCCAGTGTCCTGGACATGCAAG TCACTGTCACCCCGCATGATGCAGAGGAGGAGAGCTGCCTACAGATGGACAGAATCTGGGCACAGCTTGCTGGGGTGGTCCGGGAGCAGCTGGCAATTCGCCGTAGCCTGGTGGAGCTGGAGAACGCCAGCATCGAGCTGCGCATGGACACATCTCGCCACCTGCTGACCATCGCAGA CTGGGAGCGGGAGAAGTCCCACCACCACGTGCACAGGGACGGGGCCGAGCCGGACAAGGACGAGGAGCCGGTGGATGCTGGCGGGGACGAGGGCGAGTCCGCAGAGCCGCACGAGGTGGCTATGGCCAGAGAAGCGGTCCACCTGCTTTTGGCCGAGCAGCAGAAAACGGCAGCCCTCAAG GCCCAGCTGGAGCAGCGCCTGGCCCACGCCAAGCGGAACGCCTCGCAGATGGAGCGGCTGCTGCCCGAGCAGGTGACCAGTGAGGCCCAGCGGGAGGTGCTGCGGCTGCTGTGCCGGGCCCACGAGCTGGAGGTGGAGAAGAGTGAACTGCAGGCCGACAACCTGCACCGGAAGAACCTGCTGGGCCAGAAGGAGTTCCTGATCCAGTGGTACCTCCAGCACCGGCTGCTGTGCGAGCCGCTCGTGCACGGCCAGCGGCAGCTGCTGCGAG ACAGTGGTGTCAAGGTGCCAGAGCCCCTGGAGCAGTGGTACCGGCTGTACTGTCGGGAGCTGGGTGAGGACACGCTGGACCGCCTGCTGCTTCTGCAGTCCATGATGTCCAGTCCCCTGCAG GATGGCTCTGTTCTGAATATTTTGCCCCCGCCACCTGAGGAGTCCAGCAGCGGAAACCAGCCTGACGACAGGAAGGACCTCCCACGGGGCCCGTTTGAGGCCCCGGTGCTTCTGGACAGGGACAG TGACAGTGACAGGTCGTCAAAATCCACACCATTGAGGAAGCTGAGAAAGCAAGGCTGTCCTGCTGACGCCGCCCAC AACCCGGGCTCCCCGGGCGTGAAGACCCTGGTCTCCAAGCTGCACACCCCGGCCAGCCCGGCCCTGAGTGCCAAGGTCCTCAAGGTGGCCCTGGACACCAAGAGCATCTCGCTCATTGCGGCCAGCAGGCACGACAAGATGCAGGACCGCAAGGGCAGTGGCAGCCGCTCCTGCTGTCACCTGCTGGAGGACGCAGGCCTGGACTGCAGGGACCTGAAGCCCAGCGCCACCCCGGACTCCAGCCTGGCGGACAGGAGGTGGCCCTGCGCCAGCCCATGCGGGGACCGCCCTGTGGACAGGAAGGCCAGGAGGAAGCAGCCACCTTCCCTCATCCGGCATGCACGGCCG GTGACAGAGAAACCCCGGCCGCCCTCTGCAGACCTTGTGGCTGACAGTCAGCTGTCCCCGC ACCTCCAGCCATCAAAGTCACCAGGGAAGACCTTCTTCCCGGCTGTCCCCATCCCTGTGGGCTCCAAGTCGAaacccagcctcagtttccacacag